In Nomascus leucogenys isolate Asia unplaced genomic scaffold, Asia_NLE_v1 Super-Scaffold_544, whole genome shotgun sequence, one genomic interval encodes:
- the LOC115833672 gene encoding beta-defensin 103-like, producing MKIHYLLFASLFLFLVPVPGHGGLMNTLQKYYCRVRGGWCAVLSCLPKEEQIGKYSMCG from the exons ATGAAGATCCATTATCTTCTGTTTGCTTCACTCTTCCTGTTTTTGGTGCCTGTTCCA g GTCATGGAGGACTCATGAACACATTACAGAAATATTATTGCAGAGTCAGAGGCGGCTGGTGTGCTGTGCTCAGCTGCCTTCCAAAGGAGGAACAGATTGGCAAGTACTCGATGTGTGGCTGA